A genomic window from Chloroflexota bacterium includes:
- a CDS encoding response regulator transcription factor yields the protein MATVLLIEDDENIAEPLVFGLREEGFRVLHAANGRQGIALARSEQPDIILLDVVLPDINGFTICRTLRDESAVPIIMLTARGQEMDRVMGLELGADDYIVKPFSFRELVARVRATLRRRELDRGQESAAGDRIVVGEIVLDRMARQVWRAGHLVELRQREFDLLHALMERVGQAVSRQDLLDRVWGPDWIGDSRTLDVHIRWLREKLEDDPSAPRYIQTVRGYGYRLVDPHVPSDSPA from the coding sequence ATCGCAACGGTGCTGCTGATCGAGGACGATGAGAACATCGCCGAGCCCCTGGTCTTCGGCCTGCGGGAGGAGGGGTTTCGAGTGCTCCACGCCGCGAACGGCCGGCAGGGCATCGCGCTCGCCCGCTCCGAGCAGCCGGACATCATCCTCCTGGACGTGGTGCTGCCCGACATCAATGGGTTCACGATCTGCAGGACCCTGCGCGACGAGTCGGCCGTGCCTATCATCATGCTCACGGCGCGCGGGCAGGAGATGGATCGGGTGATGGGGCTGGAGCTGGGGGCGGACGACTACATCGTCAAGCCGTTCAGCTTCCGGGAGCTGGTGGCCCGGGTGCGCGCCACCCTGCGTCGCCGGGAGCTGGACCGGGGACAGGAGTCCGCAGCCGGCGATCGCATCGTGGTGGGAGAGATCGTGCTGGATCGCATGGCGCGGCAGGTGTGGCGGGCCGGTCATCTGGTGGAGCTGCGCCAACGGGAGTTCGATCTGCTGCACGCGCTGATGGAGCGCGTGGGGCAGGCGGTCTCCCGTCAGGATCTGTTGGATCGGGTGTGGGGGCCCGACTGGATCGGGGATTCCCGAACTTTGGATGTGCATATCCGCTGGCTGAGGGAGAAGCTGGAAGACGACCCCTCGGCGCCGCGTTATATTCAGACCGTGCGAGGTTACGGTTATCGATTGGTGGACCCACATGTACCGTCGGATAGTCCCGCGTAG